CCCGGCCTCGCTCGGCGAGGCCGGGGCAATCGCGCCAGACAGTCGAGGGGGCCCGGGGGGCATCATGCCCCCCGGCCGCCGGAGGCATCTTCCCTCTTCGCCTTTATATGTTCCCCAAAGCCGCCTTGAACCGGGCCATGCGCGCGGCGGGCTCCTGGACCTCGGCCACGCGGGCGAGGCTGGCCAGTTCGGTGATGCGGTCGGCCGGCGCCGGGTGGGTCTTGGCGAAATCCGCGCCGCCCGGGGTGAGGCGCTTTTGCATTTCGGCCAGCATGTCCGGCAGCCCGGCCGGGTCGTAGCCGGTGCGCGAGAGAATCGTGATGGCGGTCTTGTCGGCCTGGTATTCCAGGCTGCGGGAGTAGCCGTTGTTGACCATGGTGGACATGATGTCGCCGATGGAATCGGCGAAGATGTCGGTCAGGCGCGCGACGTCGCCGCCGCCGACGTGCTTGACGGCCTCGCCGCCGATAATCGCCAGGGCTTCGGTGGTGCGCGAGCGCTTGATGGCCCGCAGGGCGTCCTTGCCCTGGACGTGGGCGATCTCGTGGGCCAGTACGGCGGCCAGGGCGTTTTCCCCGGCGCAGCAGCGCAGCATGCCCCGCGTGACGAAGACGAGCCCGCCCGGCGCGGCAAAGGCGTTGATGTCGGTGGAATCGAGGATCAGGAAGTGGTAGCCGCCGTAGGTCTGCGGCATGTCGGAAAACATGGCCAGGGCCTGTCCCACCTCGTTGACGTAGGCATTGGCCTTGGCGTCCTTGAGCGGACGGTACTTGCCCAGAAGCGAGGCACCCACGGCCCGGCCGATGTAGTATTCCTGTTCGGGGGTGAAATCCTCGGCGGCGTGGGCCACGGCTTGCGCGCCCTTGACGGCCGAGGCGGCGTAGTCGCCCACGGGCGCGCCGCCGATGCTGGCGCCGAAGGACCCGATCACCCGGGAGACGGCGTCGGGGTTGTTGCATCCCAACAGGAACAATCCGGCCACGGCCAGCCAGGCCAAGGGAAGGAGAAGGCGCGGCTTCATCGGGCGCCTCCCTTGGGCGTGACGTCGCCCTGCTTGAGGAAGGCCAGCAGCGCGGCCGAGCCGTAGCTGACGCGCTCCATGGCGTCGATGGCGGCGTAGTCGCCGCCGTGGCTGCGCCGGTAGTCGGCCTCGACCGCGGCGGAAAAGCCCTTGCCGGCCAGCGCCATCTCCTTGCCGGACACGCTGCCCGTGCCCGCCGCTGCGCCGGACAGGGCGACCTTGTTTTCGGTCAGGGCCGTGCGGTGCATCCAGCCCGACACGCCGCCGGGCAGCGTCACCTTGACCCAGTCGCCCTGCTCCTCGGCCACGTCCACGCTCTGGCCGTAGGTCGCCTTGCCGACGATGCTGCCGAGAAACGACGGCGTCTGCCGCACCTGGCCGTCGCGCACCGACACGTTCATGACCTTGGCCGCCAGGGCCACGGCGCAGCCGAGGCTGACGGCCAGGGCCAGGGCCACGACCGGTTTGCGTATGCCCACGACACTCTCCTTTGCGGCGCGGGGGGCGCCGCCCCAGACGCGCGCCCCGCAAACGGACGGGCGCGGCCGTGTGTTTGACCATTATTCGTCAAAACGCCGATCAGCGCGAAACGGTCACGTGGGCCAGCTTCTCGAAATAGCGAATGATGCCGCCGTGATCGTCCTCGCCGCAGCCATCGGCCAGCAGGGCCTGCATGATTTCCATGACCGAGGCCGTTAGTGGCAGGGGCACATGCAAATTGTTGGCCGTTTGCATGACATTGGCCAGGTCCTTGACGTGGAGCCTGATGCGAAAGCCCGGATCGAACTTACGGTCCATGACCAGCGGCGCCTTGGCGTCGAGGACGGTGCTGCCGGCCAGGCCGCCCCGGATGGCCTGGTAGACGAGCTCGGGCTCGACCCCGGCCTTGGCCGCGAGCACCAGCGCCTCGGACATGGCCGCGATGTTTAAGGCCACCACGATCTGGTTGGCCAGCTTGGCCACGCCCCCCGCCCCGACCTCGCCCACCCGGGTGACCGAGGCGGCCATGGCCGACAGCACGGGCCTGACCGCCTCGAAATCCGCCGCGTCGCCGCCGGCCATGACGGTGAGCGTCCCCTCCACGGCCTTGGGCTCGCCGCCGCTGACCGGCGCGTCGAGAAAGCGCACCCCGGCCTTGGCCAGTTCGGCCCCGATCTCCCGACTGGCCAGGGGGGCGATGGAGCTCATGTCCACGACGTACAGGCCGGGGGCGGCGCCGTGGAGGACGCCGTTTTCGCCAAGGACCACCTCGCGCACCTGGGGCGAATCCGGCAGCATGGTGATGACCAGCTCGCTGGCCTTGGCCACCTCGGCCGGCGACGGGGCGTATTTCGCGCCGTGGCCGGTGACCGCCTCGACGTTGGCGGCCGCGCGGCTGAAAACCGTCAGCCCGTAGCCCGCCTTGAGCAGGTTGCGGCACATGGGCTTGCCCATGATGCCAAGGCCGATGAACCCGATGTTGCGCATGGGCGTATCCTCTGCGGGGAATGCCTCCGGCGGGTCCAGGGCGCCGCCCAGGACCCGGGGGGGGGGGGGGGGCCCCCCCCCCCCCGCCCCCCCCGGGGGGGATCATCCCCCCCGGACCCCCTGGAAGGGGTGGTTAGAGTGCCAAGCCCATTGCCCCGATCCAGCCCAGGGAGCCGCTGGTGTCGGGGGCGGGCACGTATTCCAGGCCGACGAAGCCGGCATAGCCCAGGCGGTCCAGTTCGGCGAACAGGAAGGGATAGTTGATCTCGCCGGTGCCGGGTTGGTGGCGGCCGGGGTTGTCGGCCACCTGGATGTGGCCGATGCGGGGCAGGTTGGCGGCGATGGTCGCGGCCAGCTCCCCTTCCTCGCGCTGGGCGTGGTAGACGTCGTACTGCATGACCACGTTGGGGCGGGCCACGGCGTCCAGAAGGGCCATGACCTGGTTCGTGCGCGAGAGCAGAAAGCCGGGCATGTCATAGTGGTTGATGGCCTCGATGACCAGGGTGAGGCCGGCTTCGGCCAGGGCGTCGGCGGCGAAGGCGACGTTGCCGGCCATGACGGCGCAGGCCTCCTCCACGTCGGCGTCCGGGGGCAGCTTGCCGGCCAGGCAGTTGAGCCGGGTCACGCCGAGGGTCGCGGCGTAGGAAAGGGCCCGGCCGACGCCGTCGCGAAACTCGGCCTCCCGGCCGGGCAGCCCGGCGATGCCCCGCTCCCCGGCCGTCCAGTCGCCGCAGGGCAGGTTGAAAAGCACTTGCGTCAGGCCGTTGGCGTCGAGCAGCCCGCGCAGGACCTCGGCCGGGTGGTCGTAGGGGAACAGGTACTCGACGAAACGGAAACCGGCCGCCCTGGCCGCGGCGAAGCGGTCGAGGAACGGGAGCTCGGTGAACAGCATGGACAGGTTGGCGGCAAAAACGGGCATGGCGCACTCCTTGGGGAACGTGGAACGGGCGCGGCCTCAGGCCGCCCCGGCCCGGGCCGGGTCGAAGCAGGGCGCGCCGGACAGGAAACAGGTCACCATGGCCTCGATGCTGGCCTCGCTGACCATGAGCATGTCCGTCTGGCGGGTAAATTGCAAAAGCCGCCCCATGTGGGCGAGCTTTTCCTCGATCAGCGCGGCCGGGACTTTCTGGTAGCGGCCGGACACCCGGTCGGCGGCGGCTTCCACGGCGAATCCCAGGGCGTCCAGGATGCGGCCGATGGCCCGCGCCCGGCGCGAGCGTTTGACGTCGTCGGCCGCGCCGCCGGCAAAGGAAAAGGTGATGTAGTTCTTGTTGACGGTGGCCCCGCAGTAGCAGTCGAGCACGCCGTAGTGGTAGCCGACGCGGGAACTGAAGTTGAGGTACTTGTCCGAGATGATGGCGTAGGATTTCTCGCCGAAGCGGTCGCTGCCGGCCGTGGGCTGGCTGACGAGCTGCTCGGACATGACCGACAGGAAGCCGCCCAGGTTGACCGGCCGCAGCGCCTTGGCCTCCTCGGACAGCACGAGCCCGGTCAGCAAGGCGAGGAAGGGCCGCGAGGCGATGTCGGCCGGGGCGACCCGGCGCTTGCCGGCCGCTCCGGCGCGGATGCCGCCGCCGAGGTCGATGATGTGCAGGTCCAGGCCGGTGGTGGCGTCCAGGACCGTGGTCACGCCCCGCTGGCCCGAGGCCAGGTCGCTGACCGCGAACATCTCGCCGTAGGACCATTCGTGCAGCAGGCGCGTCACGTCGTGGAGGCTTTGGCAGCCCTCCGGCCGGAAGGTCGGGGCCTTGGGGTCGAGCAGGGTCAGCGGCACGACGCGCCGGGCCGCCTCGGCCAGGATGGCGTGGACCTGCGTGCCGGCCATGAAGGCCGGCGCCTCCTCGGGCTGGCCAAGCAGGCTCTCCACCCGGCCCCGGTAGATGCGCCCCGAGGTGGCGTCCACGGTGACCTCCTGGCCGTTGGCCAGCCGTGTGGTGGCCTCGCCCAGGCCCAGCAGCGTCGGCACGCCGAATTCCCGCGACAGGGAGGCCATGTGCCCGGTGACGCTGCCCTGGTCGGTGACGATGGCCGCCGCCCGCTGCATGGCCACCATGAACTGGGGCGCGCTGTGGGGGGCCACCAGCACGGCGCCCGGGGGAAAGGCCTGCAAGTCCTCGTCGGTCAGGACCAGGTGCACCGGGCCGGCCCCGACCCCGGAACAGGCGCCCTGGCCGCCTTCGAGGAGCAGCTCGGCCCCGGGCACGGGCGGGCCGCCGGCCAGGCAGCCGCCTTCGGCGAGGGCCGTGAGCTGGCGCGATTGCAGCACGACGAGTTCCCCGGCCTCGGTGAGCGCCCACTCCACGTCCTGGGGCCGGCCGAAATGGCGTTCGAGGAACAGGCCCCAGGCGCCGAGCTTGCGGGCCTGCTCGTCGGACAGACAGGGGACGGCGCGCCTGTCCTCGGGCACGGGCACGTCGACCAGGCCCCCCGAGGGCGAGGGCACGAGCATGCGGGGCTTGTCCGCGATCTCGCGCCGGGTGACGGCGAGGGTCTCCCGGTCCAGATGGATGGCGTCCGGGGTGATGACCCCGTCCACGGCATAGGGTCCCAGGCCCCAGACGGCGTTGAGGAGGATTTCCTCGCGGCAGGGCTCCTCGGGCAGCCGGGTATAGAGCACGCCGGCCGCCGTCGACGGCACCAGGCGCAGGCAGGCGGCGGCCATGGCCACGTCGTCGTCGGGGATGCCCTTGAGCAGGCGGTAGGACATGGCGCGCGGGGTGTAGAGACTGGCGATGACGAACTTGTAGGCGCTGACGATGCGGTCCGGGGCGACGTTTAACATGGTCAGGTACTGGCCGGCGAAGGACAGTTCGCCGTCCTCGCCGATGGCGCTGGAGCGCACGGCGAAGCGGGCCGCCGGGCCGTCGTCGCCGGCGCCGGCCTCGGCGGCGGCGGTGATGGCGGCGGCCAGGGCATCGGGCAAGGGGGCGCGCAGGATGGCGGCCTGGATGTCCTCGGCGGCGGCGGCCATGGAGGCCGGATCGTCGGGGGCGATGCCCAGGCGGATGCTGGCGATGGTTTCCGTCAGGCCGGTGGCGCTGAAAAAGCCGCGGAAGGCGGCCGTGGTCACGCAAAAGCCCCCGGGCACGGGCAGGCCCACCCGGTTGGCCACTTCGCCCAGGTTGGCGCATTTGCCGCCCACCTGGTCCACCATCTCGGCCGTGACGTCGGCGAGCCCGACGACCGGCTTGCCGCGATGGGGATTGACCCGGCCTTCGATGACGGTCTTGATCTCGGCCGAAAGCCGCTCCACCAGGGCCAGCAGCACGGGCTGGGGCCGCCCGGACAGGCGCTCGAAGCTCTTGATCATGCGGATGGCGTGAAAGATGGCCCGGCTGGTGCGCGACCGGATAAAGGCCATGCCGAAGACCTCGCGGCCCTCGAGCATGACGTCCATCTCGGAAAAGATCTTGAGCAGCTCGGTGTTGGATTCGAGCAGCGACTGGAATTCATTGTATTTGTTTCGAAAAATCGCCGTCGTTTCCTCGCGGCCGCCCTGATGGCGGGAGAACCCGGAAAACAGGCTGCGCAATCCCTCAAACACGGTGCCCATGGGCATCCTCCCGAGGCGGCGCGAAAACGCACCCGGCCGCCGCCCTTCGCGCATAACTTTTGCGCCCGGCCGTTTTCCCCGCTATGCTGCCTTCTCCCGATGCAACGGCCAGCGCGCCGCCGTCGGGCAGGAGGAGCGCATGGGAGCCAACCTCGCCATCGTCACGCTCGTGGTCGCCTTTTCCCTGGTCATCGGCATCGTCCTTGGCCGCAAGCTGCGCCGCAAGTAGGCCGGGCCGAGCCCGATTTTCCCGGGTCCGCCGTCAAGCCGGCCGGGCCTGGTCGCCGTCGGGCCCGCCCAGGCCATCGGCATCCAGGCCGAGGCCGCGGGCCAGGCCGGGCACGAGCGCCAACGCCTCGGCAAAGGCGTAGCGTTCGATGGCCGCCACGAGGTCCCGAAGCTGGGGCGGTTCGCCCCGCCCGGACAGGGCCTGGCGCAGGGCCAGCAAGTCCTCGTCGGCCTGGACGCTTCCGGCGCGCAGGTGCCCGCACAGCCCCCGCAGGATGGGCATCAGGGCGGCCCCGCCCTCCCCGGCGGCGGCTTTCCGGCTCCCGCCGGGCCACGGTCTTGCGCCGCGAAGCCGCAGCACCTCCGCGAGCGCCTCGAGCAGAAGCTCGCGCTCGAAAATCTTGGGCAGGCAGGCGTCCATGCCGGCCGTCAGGCAGCGCTCGCGTTCCGTTTCCACGTCGTGGGAAGTCAGGGCCACGATGGGGATGTCGCGGGCGCAGGGCGGGCTGGCGCTGGCCGAAAGCAGCCCGCGGATGACGCGGCTGGCCGTGGGGCCGTCCATCTCCGGCATTTCGATGTCCATGAGGATGCAGTCGAAGGGGCGTCCGGTCCGGCGCTCGCCGAAAAGCAGCCGGCAGGCCTCCTTGCCGTTTTCGGCCGTGGTCACGCCGTGGCCGGCGCCGCGCAGGATCTGGGCGAAAACGGCCCGATTGAGCTTGGCGTCGTCCACGAGCAGCACGTTGAGGCATTCCCGCTCCCGGCAGGCCGGCAACGCCTCCGCGGCCGGGGCGATGCGGCCGGCATCGGCCACGGTGGCCCGCAAGGCCGTGGCGTAGGCCGTGAGGTGCGGGGCCTCGGGGAACGCCCCCCCGGCCAGGGCCGACTCGAGGTCGCGGGCGGCGGCGGCCAGGGCATCGGCCGCGATGTTGCCGGCCACGCCCTTGACGGTATGGGCCAGGCGCCGGGCGCCCTCCAGGTCCCCGGCGCCGGCGAGACGAACGATCTCCTCGGCGCTCGCGGCGTAGTCGCGGGCGAATTCCGCCGCCACGCTGGAAAAAAGGCGTTCGTTGCCGCCCAGGCGGGCCAGGGCCTTGGCGACGTCGATGCCGAGGCCCGGTGCCACCGGGGATGCCGGGGCTGGCGCGGCCGGGGGGGACCGGCGGGCCGCCCCGGCCGCCGAGGCGATCCATTGGCCCAGGGTGGCCAGCAGCCGGGCGGCATCGATGGGCTTGGTCAGGTAATCGTTCATGCCGGCGGCCAGGCAGCGTTCGCGGTCCTCGGCCAGGGCGTGGGCCGTGAGCGCGATGACGGGCACGTCGGCGCCGCCGGGCAGGGCCCGGATGGCTTTCGTGGCTTCCAGGCCGTCCATGACCGGCATCTGCACGTCCATGAGCACGGCGTCGTAGAAGGCCCGCCCCACCATGTCCACGGCTTCGCGGCCGTGCCCGGCCACGTCCACGGCCGCGCCCAGGTGCGCGAGCATCTCCCGGGCCACCTGCTGGTTGATGGCGTTGTCCTCGACCAGAAGCAGCAGCACCCCCGACAGGGGCTGGCGCCCCATGTCCTTGGCCGTGTCGGCGGGCGAAGCGTCCGCCGGCCGGGAGTCGTCCGGGAGCGCTTGCCCGTTGGCGGCGCCCGGCCGGGCGTCCTCGTCGAAGGTCGCCTCGAAGGAAAACGTCGTGCCATGCCCGGGCTGGCTTTCCACCTCCAGTTCGCCACCGAGCAGGGCCGCGCCGTGCCGGACCAGGGCCAGGCCGAGGCCGGTGCCGCCGTACGGGCGCGACAGGGAGCCGTCGGCCTGGGTGAAGGATTCGAACATGTCGGGGATGGTGGCGCCGTCCATGCCCAGGCCCGTGTCGCGCACGGCGAAGCGCAGGCGCACCGCGCCGCCGCGCCGCCAGCAGCGTTCCACCACCACGTCCACCCGGCCGTTTTCCGTGAATTTGACCGCGTTGCCGACCAGGTGGGACAGCACGCCCTCGAGCCTGGCATGGTCGCCCACCAGGCGCGAGGCGATGTCCGGCCCCAGGCGCGCCGCCAACACCAGGCCCTTGGCCCGGGCGGCCGGGGCGAAACGTTCCGTCACCCGGCCCACGGCCTCTTCCAGGTCGAAGGGCGCCGGGGCCAGGTCCACCAACCCCTTCTCCAGGCGCGAAAAATCCGTGATGTCGTCCACGACGCCCAGCAGCCCCCGGGCGCAGGCCAGCATTTTATCGAGGTAGTCCAGGAGCTTGGGGTCCCTGGCCAGGGGCAGGGCCAGGTTGGCCAGGCCGATGATGGCCGAAAGCGGGGTGCGCATCTCGTGGGTCATGCGGGCCATGAAGTCGGCCTTGACCTGCTTGGCGGCGGCCGCCTCGCCCCGCAGCCCCTCGATGGTCGCCCGCGCGGCTTCAAGCGCCTGGCGCAGGCCGTCGCCCTCCTCCGTTGTGGCCGGATGGACCGGGGCGCCGGCACGGTCTTTTTCCATGAAGGCTCCGTTGAGTCAGGCCCTGGGCCGAAGGGGCCCGCGCGCATTGAGCCGCTCTTCCTGAAAATGGACGATTTTCCAGGCGGCCGTCAAGACGGGCGTTGGACAAGGCGCCGGCGAGCCGTTAAGAACAGGCCAGACGCGGGAGACCCCATGGCAGCGGATCCGGAAACCATCCTGTCCTTCGCCCTGACCGCCCTGGCCTGCCTGGCGGCGGCCGTGGCGGACCTGCGCACCCGGCGCATCCCCAACCGGATCACCTTTCCGGCCATGGCCCTGCTTTTGGCCGTGCACGGGGCCTTCTCGGGCCTGGCCGGCCTTGGCGACAGCGCCCTGGGGCTGGCCGGCGGCTTTCTCATTTTCCTGATTCCCCACATGCTCAAGGTGCTCGGCGCCGGCGACGTCAAGCTCATGGCCGTGGTCGGGGCCGGGCTTGGCGCCGGGGCCGTGGTCACGGCGGTGCTTTTCACCAGCGTCGCCGGCGGCCTGCAATTCCTGTTGTGGCTGGCCTGGCTGCGCCTGGCCGGCCGGGCGGGGCCGAAGGGCTGGCGCCCCTGCTACGGGCCGGCCATCGCCGCCGGCGCCCTGGCGGCCATGGCCCTGCGCCTGGCCGGGCAACCCTACCTCACGTTTCGCCTGCCCTGGCAGTGACGCCCGGCGCGCCAAGGACGATACGACCATGCCCTCCCCCGCCGCGCACACCGCCTCCCGCCGCCAGGCCCTGGCCGCCATCGGCTACGGCGCGCTGCTGCTGGCCGCCTTCTGGGCCATCGCCGCCTGCTGCGCCACGCCCGAGCGCGGGGCGCGGCTGTTCGACCAGGGGCGCCTGGAGGAGGCCCTGCCCCTTTTGGCGGCGGCGGCCGAGCGGGGGTCGGTCCCGTCCTCCCACCGGCTGGGCCTGCTGCTGGAAAAGGGCCTCGACGGCCCGCCGGACAAGCGCCGGGCCCTGGCGCTTTTCACGGCCGGGGCGCGCCGGAACCATGTCCCGAGCCAAGTGCGGGCGGGCGAGCTTTCGCGCAGCGTGGCCGGCGACGACGCCACGGCGGCGCGGTGGTATCGCAAGGCCGCCGAGCGCGGCGAGGCCGTGGCCATGGGCCGGCTGGGCCTGATGCTCTTGACCGGCGCGGGCGGGCCGGCCGATCCCGACGCCGCCCTGGCGCTGCTTCGCCGCGCGGCCACGGCCGGCGATGCCCAGGCGGCCACGGCCCTGGGCCAGGCCCTGCTGTCGCTGGCCGCCGTGGGCGATCCGCGCGGCGGCGATCCGGCCGACGCGGCCGCGCTTTTCGCGGCGGCGGCCGCCGGGGGCGACCCCGAGGCCCAAAACCGCCTGGCCGACCTGTACGCCGCGGGCCGGGGCGTGCCCCGCGATGCGGCCAAGGCCGCCGCCCTGCGCCGCCAGGCCGCCGACGCCGGCTACGCCCCGGCGGCCTACGCCCTGGGGCTCGACTACCTGTCCGGCCAGGGGGTCACGGCCTATCCCCTGGAGGCGGCGCGCCTTTTCGAGCGGGCGGCCGAGGCCGGCCACGTGGCGGCCATGCTCAAGCTTTCGGACATGTACTTCGCCGGCCTGGGCGTCTTCCGCGACCCCGGCCGGGCCATGGCCCTGTCCGACGCCGCCGGCGCGGCCAGCGACACGGCCGCCGCCGACCTGTGCCGGCTGTTCGCCGCCGGGCCCGAGGACCGCCGCGACACCGCCCGGGCGGCGCGGTTTTGCGCCAAGGCGGCCGAGGCCGGCGACGCGGCCTCGGCCACCCTGCTCGGGCTCGGCATGGTGCGCGGCCGGCTGCCCGGGGATGTGGCCACGGGCACGGACTATCTCTCCAAGGCGGCCTGGGCCGGCGATGCCCAGGCCATGTACGCCATGGCCCTGCTGCACCTGGCCGGCACGGGCGTGGCCGGCAATCCGGCCGAGGCCTTCCGCTGGGCCCGCCTGGCCGCCAAGGCCGGCCTGCCCGAGGCCAAGGCCCTTTTGGCCGCCCTGTCCGAGGAGGAATTCCCCAGCGCCGCCAACCTGGCCAAGGCCATGGATTTCTACCGCGACGCCGCCGAGGCCGGCGACGCGGAGGCCGGCTTCGCCCTGGGCTCGCTGCTCTCCAAGGGCCTGGCCGGGCCGCCGGATTTCGCCGAGGCCCGGGTGTGGTACGAAAGGGCCGCCGCCGCCGGCGACCCCAGGGCCCAGTTCAACCTGGGGCTGATGTACCTCACGGGCAAGGGCGGCGCGGTGGACGAGGCCAAGGCCCTGGCCCTCATGCGCCAGGCGGCCTCCCATGGCGATGCCCACGCCCGCTGCAACGTGGCCACCATGACCTTGACCGGGCGTGGCACGGCCGTGGACCCCCGGGAGGCCTTCCGCTGGTACCGGCTGGCCGCCGGCCAGGGCTTCCCCCTGGCCCAGGCCATGCTGGCGGGGTTTTTCTACGAGGGCCGGGTGGTGCCGCGCGATTTCGAATCGGCCCTTTTTTGGCTGACCCTGGCCAGCGCCGCGCCGGGAAACGATCCCCTGCTCGTCCGGGCGGCCAAGGCCAAGAGCGTGCTGGAAAAAAAGCTCGTGCCCGAGCAGATCGACCGCGTGCGCGAACGCCTGGCCGCCTACAAGCCCGCCCCCTTCGATCCCGAGGCCGAGGCGGCGGTGCTTGCCGCCATCAAGTTCCTGCCGCCCAGCGCCCGGGGGCCCGGGTTTTCCACGCCAACCAGCCCCCAGGCCCAGGCCGTGGCCCCGCCGCCGGCCTCCGAGGCCGATCCCAAGGCCCTTTTTTGACGCACGCCGGCGCCATGAAAAAAGGCCGCTCCGGGAGGGGCGGCCTTTGGGCTTGCAACGGCGGCGAAAACGTCCCGGCCTAGGGCCGGGTCACGGGCAACTTGGCCAGCACGGCCTGGACGAGCGCCTCGTGGGCCTTGTCCACGTCCTTGTCCTTGAGGGTCTTTTCGGCGTGGCGGTAGGTCAGGCGGAAGGTGAGCCGCCGGTCGCCGCCCTCCTCGGGCGTGTAGGCGTCGATGAGGAGCACGGCCTCGAAAATGGGCGCCCCGGCGTCGCGGATGGCGGCCAGCAGCCCGCCCACGGTCACGCCGGCCGGCACGGCCAGGGTGAGGTCGCGGCGCACCGGCGGGAACCCCGGCAAGGGCGTGAACCCGGGCTTGCGGGCGTCCACCAGCCGGCGCAAGGCGTCGATGTCGAGCTCCGCGATCCAAAGCGGGCTTCTGGCGTGGAAGGCGTCGGCGGTCCCGGGCTCCACCTGGCCGATGCAGCCGAGGAAGGTGTCGCCCACGGTCACCGTGACGTGGGGGGCCAGCCACGACAGGCCGGCACCCTGGCCGAAGGCCGCCTCGGGCAGGTGGAAATGGCGCACAAGCCCTTCGACCAGGCCCTTGATGTCGGCGTAGCCGGCCGTTGCGTCCTTGGGCCAGGGCCAGCCCTCGGGATGGCGGGCGCCGTGCAGGGCGATGCCCAGGCGCCCGGCCTCGCGGGCCGTGGACGGGGCTTCGGGATCGGCGGTGAAGATGCGGGCCAGCTCGAACAGGCGCAGGTTGGCGTTGCCCTGGGCGATGTTGTGGCGCACGGCGCCCAAAAGGCCCGGGGCCAGCATGGGCCGCATGACGTTCTGGTCTTCGGAGAGCGGATTGGCCACGGAGACGCGGCAGGCCGCATCCAGGCACAGGAGGTCGAGGTCGCCGTGACCGACGAAACTGTAGTTGACGCACTCGCGCAGCCCCGCGCCCATGCCGTAGGCGCGAAGGCGCGCCCAGAAGGCGAATTCCGTCTCGGGCGCGGCGTCGTCGAGGGACTTGGCCACGCGCGGGAGCCTGGGCGCGATGCGGTCCAGGCCGTAGACCCGGCCCACTTCCTCGATCAGGTCGGCCTCGCGCTCCAGGTCCAGGCGGTACGGCGGCGGGGTCACGGCCGCCACCCCCGAGGGGTCGACGTCGGTGACGACGCAGCCCAGGGCCGAAAGCGTCTTGCGGCAGAAGGCCTCGGGCATGTCCACGCCCAGGAGCAGGGAGGCCCGGGCCGGGCGGAAGGCGATGGCCCGGGCGATGAACGGCTTGGGCTCGGCGCTGGCTTCGCCGGGCGCCGCCGTGCCGCCGGCGGTTTCGAGCATGAGCGAGACGGCCCGGTGCATGGCGTAGACCGAACCGACCTGGTCCACGCCGCGCTCGAAGCGGTAGGAGGCTTCGCTGGGCAGGGCCAGGCGGCGGGCGGTCTTGCGGATGGCGCCCGGGCGGAAGATGGCGCATTCGAGCAGCACGTCGGTGCTGTCGGCCGCCATCTCGCTCACGGCGCCGCCCATGACGCCGGCCAGGGCCACGGGCTTGTCCGCGTCGCAAATGAGCAGGTCGCGGGCGGTGAGGTTGCGTTCCTGGCCGTCCAGGGTCGTGATCTTCTCGCCCTCCACGGCGTTGCGGACCTTGACCACGTTGCCGGCGAGCTTGCGCCGGTCGAAGGCGTGCAGGGGCTGGCCGAGCTCGAAGAGCACGTAGTTGGTGGCGTCGACGATATTGGAGATGGGCCGCTGGCCGATGGCCAAAAGGCGCCAGCGGATGCGGTCCGGCGAGGGGCCGACGGTCACGCCGGAAATCAGCTTGGCCCGGTAGACCGG
The genomic region above belongs to Solidesulfovibrio sp. and contains:
- a CDS encoding M48 family metalloprotease, translating into MKPRLLLPLAWLAVAGLFLLGCNNPDAVSRVIGSFGASIGGAPVGDYAASAVKGAQAVAHAAEDFTPEQEYYIGRAVGASLLGKYRPLKDAKANAYVNEVGQALAMFSDMPQTYGGYHFLILDSTDINAFAAPGGLVFVTRGMLRCCAGENALAAVLAHEIAHVQGKDALRAIKRSRTTEALAIIGGEAVKHVGGGDVARLTDIFADSIGDIMSTMVNNGYSRSLEYQADKTAITILSRTGYDPAGLPDMLAEMQKRLTPGGADFAKTHPAPADRITELASLARVAEVQEPAARMARFKAALGNI
- a CDS encoding SH3 domain-containing protein, which codes for MGIRKPVVALALAVSLGCAVALAAKVMNVSVRDGQVRQTPSFLGSIVGKATYGQSVDVAEEQGDWVKVTLPGGVSGWMHRTALTENKVALSGAAAGTGSVSGKEMALAGKGFSAAVEADYRRSHGGDYAAIDAMERVSYGSAALLAFLKQGDVTPKGGAR
- the garR gene encoding 2-hydroxy-3-oxopropionate reductase, coding for MRNIGFIGLGIMGKPMCRNLLKAGYGLTVFSRAAANVEAVTGHGAKYAPSPAEVAKASELVITMLPDSPQVREVVLGENGVLHGAAPGLYVVDMSSIAPLASREIGAELAKAGVRFLDAPVSGGEPKAVEGTLTVMAGGDAADFEAVRPVLSAMAASVTRVGEVGAGGVAKLANQIVVALNIAAMSEALVLAAKAGVEPELVYQAIRGGLAGSTVLDAKAPLVMDRKFDPGFRIRLHVKDLANVMQTANNLHVPLPLTASVMEIMQALLADGCGEDDHGGIIRYFEKLAHVTVSR
- the hyi gene encoding hydroxypyruvate isomerase; protein product: MPVFAANLSMLFTELPFLDRFAAARAAGFRFVEYLFPYDHPAEVLRGLLDANGLTQVLFNLPCGDWTAGERGIAGLPGREAEFRDGVGRALSYAATLGVTRLNCLAGKLPPDADVEEACAVMAGNVAFAADALAEAGLTLVIEAINHYDMPGFLLSRTNQVMALLDAVARPNVVMQYDVYHAQREEGELAATIAANLPRIGHIQVADNPGRHQPGTGEINYPFLFAELDRLGYAGFVGLEYVPAPDTSGSLGWIGAMGLAL
- a CDS encoding PEP/pyruvate-binding domain-containing protein, with the translated sequence MGTVFEGLRSLFSGFSRHQGGREETTAIFRNKYNEFQSLLESNTELLKIFSEMDVMLEGREVFGMAFIRSRTSRAIFHAIRMIKSFERLSGRPQPVLLALVERLSAEIKTVIEGRVNPHRGKPVVGLADVTAEMVDQVGGKCANLGEVANRVGLPVPGGFCVTTAAFRGFFSATGLTETIASIRLGIAPDDPASMAAAAEDIQAAILRAPLPDALAAAITAAAEAGAGDDGPAARFAVRSSAIGEDGELSFAGQYLTMLNVAPDRIVSAYKFVIASLYTPRAMSYRLLKGIPDDDVAMAAACLRLVPSTAAGVLYTRLPEEPCREEILLNAVWGLGPYAVDGVITPDAIHLDRETLAVTRREIADKPRMLVPSPSGGLVDVPVPEDRRAVPCLSDEQARKLGAWGLFLERHFGRPQDVEWALTEAGELVVLQSRQLTALAEGGCLAGGPPVPGAELLLEGGQGACSGVGAGPVHLVLTDEDLQAFPPGAVLVAPHSAPQFMVAMQRAAAIVTDQGSVTGHMASLSREFGVPTLLGLGEATTRLANGQEVTVDATSGRIYRGRVESLLGQPEEAPAFMAGTQVHAILAEAARRVVPLTLLDPKAPTFRPEGCQSLHDVTRLLHEWSYGEMFAVSDLASGQRGVTTVLDATTGLDLHIIDLGGGIRAGAAGKRRVAPADIASRPFLALLTGLVLSEEAKALRPVNLGGFLSVMSEQLVSQPTAGSDRFGEKSYAIISDKYLNFSSRVGYHYGVLDCYCGATVNKNYITFSFAGGAADDVKRSRRARAIGRILDALGFAVEAAADRVSGRYQKVPAALIEEKLAHMGRLLQFTRQTDMLMVSEASIEAMVTCFLSGAPCFDPARAGAA